In a genomic window of Glycine max cultivar Williams 82 unplaced genomic scaffold, Glycine_max_v4.0 scaffold_145, whole genome shotgun sequence:
- the LOC100820332 gene encoding LOW QUALITY PROTEIN: probable polygalacturonase At3g15720 (The sequence of the model RefSeq protein was modified relative to this genomic sequence to represent the inferred CDS: inserted 1 base in 1 codon): MQSLITCVLIIAFISPCLCHRWNVGTQNTIYNVIDFGAVGDGKTDDTQAFLKAWQSMCEAQGTSTLLIPPNKVFLVTSMLXKGPCVAPSVQIQLQGVIVAPTKDAWVEGNLNTLIMISNVNGLTIDGSGGLIDGYGSAWWACKSCPRPSVLIINSCNSVSVTNLNMINSPKSHIHVNGCEGATFSHINISAPGDSPNTDGFDISTSKNIMIEDSTIATGDDCIAISGGSSYINVTGIACGPGHGISIGSLGKKFDTVQEVYVRNCSFIRTTNGARIKTFPNGMGYAKQITFEDITLEQTRNPIIIDQEYRDLTNQAVEVSDVTYRGIHGTSLDGRAITLDCGESGCYGIVLDQINIVSCLTGKSASCFCNNAHGTATATNPNCTCLLP; the protein is encoded by the exons ATGCAAAGCCTAATCACTTGTGTTTTGATTATTGCTTTTATTTCACCATGTTTATGTCATAGGTGGAATGTTGGAACCCAAAACACAATTTATAATGTGATAGATTTTGGTGCCGTGGGAGATGGCAAAACAGACGATACACAA GCATTTTTAAAAGCATGGCAAAGCATGTGTGAAGCACAAGGGACATCAACTCTATTAATACCACCAAACAAAGTATTCTTGGTGACGAGCATGT CTAAAGGTCCTTGCGTCGCCCCAAGTGTTCAAATTCAG CTTCAAGGGGTAAtagttgcacctaccaaggatGCATGGGTGGAAGGTAATCTGAATACTTTGATTATGATCTCAAATGTAAACGGTCTCACAATTGATGGAAGTGGTGGATTAATCGATGGCTACGGTTCTGCTTGGTGGGCATGCAAATCTTGTCCACGACCATCG GTTCTTATTATCAATTCCTGCAATTCTGTTAGTGTTACTAATCTGAACATGATTAATAGTCCAAAATCTCACATACACGTAAATGGTTGTGAGGGTGCCACATTTTCTCATATTAATATTAGTGCTCCCGGTGATAGTCCTAACACTGATGGATTTGACATTTCTACTTCCAAAAATATCATGATCGAAGATTCAACTATAGCCACCG GTGATGATTGTATTGCCATCAGTGGTGGCTCCTCCTACATCAATGTTACTGGGATTGCTTGTGGACCAGGCCATGGAATAAG CATTGGCAGCCTCGGTAAAAAGTTTGATACAGTCCAAGAAGTTTATGTACGAAATTGCAGCTTCATAAGAACTACAAATGGAGCAAGAATCAAGACATTTCCA aatggAATGGGTTATGCGAAACAAATTACTTTTGAGGATATCACCTTAGAACAAACTCGCAACCCAATAATTATAGATCAAGAATATCGTGATTTAACG AATCAAGCAGTTGAAGTCAGTGATGTGACATACAGAGGAATTCATGGAACATCTCTAGATGGAAGAGCTATTACCTTAGATTGCGGCGAGTCTGGTTGTTATGGAATTGTATTGGATCAAATCAACATTGTCTCTTGTTTAACAGGAAAGTCTGCTTCGTGTTTTTGCAATAATGCTCATGGAACAGCTACAGCTACAAATCCAAATTGTACTTGCTTATTACCATGA